A single Fusobacterium simiae DNA region contains:
- the feoB gene encoding ferrous iron transport protein B, with protein MSITIALAGNPNSGKSTLFNALTGSNQYVGNWPGVTVSKKTGTYKKNKEVKITDLPGIYSLSPYTLEEVVSREYLVNDKPDVIVDVIDASNIERNLYLSTQLSEIGIPMVIALNMMDVVEKNGDKIDVKKLSEILGCPIVEISALKGKNIDKVIEAAQKVAGIKQDYIKAFQGDVEKFISDIENSISDLSSSQYKRWFAIKLFEGDKKATENLKITSDERQQIDNIIKEATTKLDDDGEGIITDARYSYISQIISQTVKKGRTGLTMSDRADRILTNRIFALPIFVVVMFLIYYISVTIVGGPITDWVNDTFFTDMIGGNVSSMLESINVAPWLSSLIVDGIIGGVGAVLGFTPLIATLYLFMAILEDIGYMSRIAFILDRIFRKFGLSGKSFIPILIGTGCSVPGIMATRTIENENDRKMTIIVASFMPCGAKTEIIAFFAASIFAGSRGWWFAPVCYFSGILAVIISGIMLKKTRAFSGDPAPFVMELPEYHIPVVSNVLRTVWDRVKAFIVKAGTIILLATIVIWFLQNISTSFEFVEFSNDSHSILEAIGKTIAPIFTPTGFGHWTATVATLSGLVAKEVVVSTFGVVAGLGDVGSEDPSMLEFARSIFTPVSALSFMLFNQLCIPCFAATGAMREEMNDKRWACFTLIYQSLFAYAVALMVYQFGSLLVLKTAPTVWTFIAGIVLLFMLYMLFRKPSVVKGEVKRAVSVN; from the coding sequence ATGAGTATAACAATTGCTTTAGCTGGAAACCCAAATAGTGGGAAGTCAACTTTATTTAATGCCTTAACAGGCTCTAATCAATATGTAGGAAACTGGCCAGGAGTTACTGTATCAAAAAAGACAGGAACTTATAAAAAAAATAAAGAAGTAAAAATCACAGATTTACCTGGTATCTATTCATTATCACCATACACACTTGAAGAAGTTGTAAGTAGAGAATATTTAGTCAATGATAAGCCAGATGTCATTGTGGATGTGATAGATGCCTCTAACATTGAAAGAAACTTATACCTATCAACACAATTATCAGAAATAGGGATCCCTATGGTTATTGCACTTAATATGATGGATGTAGTAGAAAAAAATGGTGACAAAATTGATGTTAAAAAACTAAGTGAAATATTAGGTTGCCCTATTGTAGAAATTTCTGCATTAAAAGGAAAAAATATTGATAAAGTCATTGAGGCAGCTCAAAAAGTTGCAGGAATAAAACAAGATTATATTAAAGCATTTCAAGGAGATGTAGAAAAATTTATATCTGATATAGAAAACTCTATTTCAGATTTATCTTCTTCACAATATAAAAGATGGTTTGCTATTAAATTATTTGAAGGAGATAAAAAAGCAACTGAAAATTTAAAAATAACATCTGATGAAAGACAACAAATAGATAATATTATTAAGGAAGCAACTACAAAATTAGATGATGATGGAGAAGGTATTATCACCGATGCTCGTTATAGCTATATATCACAAATTATAAGTCAAACAGTAAAAAAAGGAAGAACTGGTTTAACAATGAGTGATAGAGCAGATAGAATACTAACAAATCGTATTTTTGCCTTACCTATTTTTGTAGTAGTTATGTTTTTAATCTACTATATATCTGTTACTATTGTAGGAGGTCCTATTACAGATTGGGTTAATGATACATTTTTTACAGATATGATAGGTGGAAATGTGTCTTCTATGTTAGAATCTATAAATGTTGCTCCATGGTTATCTAGTTTAATTGTAGATGGTATAATTGGTGGTGTGGGAGCAGTATTAGGATTTACTCCTCTAATTGCAACTTTATATTTATTTATGGCGATTTTAGAAGATATTGGGTATATGTCAAGAATTGCTTTTATTTTAGACAGAATATTTCGTAAATTTGGACTTTCTGGAAAATCATTTATTCCAATTTTAATAGGAACTGGTTGTTCAGTTCCTGGAATTATGGCAACAAGAACAATAGAAAATGAAAATGATAGAAAAATGACAATTATTGTTGCTTCATTTATGCCTTGTGGTGCTAAGACAGAAATTATTGCATTCTTTGCTGCTTCAATATTTGCAGGAAGTAGAGGTTGGTGGTTTGCACCTGTATGTTATTTTTCAGGAATTCTTGCAGTTATCATTTCAGGAATTATGTTAAAGAAAACAAGAGCTTTCTCTGGAGACCCTGCTCCATTTGTTATGGAATTGCCTGAATATCATATTCCTGTTGTTAGTAATGTCCTTAGAACTGTTTGGGATAGAGTTAAGGCATTTATTGTTAAAGCAGGGACTATTATTTTACTAGCAACTATTGTAATTTGGTTTTTACAAAATATTTCAACAAGTTTTGAATTTGTAGAATTTTCAAATGATAGTCATTCTATTCTTGAAGCAATAGGAAAAACTATCGCTCCTATTTTTACTCCAACAGGATTTGGACATTGGACAGCAACTGTGGCAACTTTAAGTGGTTTGGTAGCAAAAGAAGTAGTTGTATCAACATTTGGTGTTGTCGCTGGACTTGGTGATGTTGGTTCAGAAGATCCAAGTATGCTAGAATTTGCAAGATCTATTTTTACACCTGTATCTGCTCTTAGCTTTATGCTATTCAATCAACTATGTATACCTTGTTTTGCAGCAACAGGAGCAATGAGGGAAGAAATGAATGATAAAAGATGGGCTTGTTTTACTTTGATTTATCAATCTTTATTTGCTTATGCTGTTGCCTTGATGGTATATCAATTTGGTAGTTTATTAGTTTTAAAAACAGCACCTACTGTTTGGACTTTTATAGCAGGGATAGTATTGTTATTTATGCTATATATGCTATTTAGAAAACCAAGTGTTGTAAAAGGTGAAGTTAAGAGAGCTGTTTCTGTTAATTAA
- a CDS encoding FeoA family protein, producing MLTLKEAVVGKSYIVKKIHGTGPLKRRIMDMGITKNSELYIRKVAPLGDPVQISIRGYELSLRKEDAECVEIEIIDS from the coding sequence ATGCTGACACTGAAAGAGGCGGTTGTTGGAAAAAGTTATATTGTGAAAAAAATACATGGTACTGGACCATTAAAACGAAGAATAATGGACATGGGTATTACTAAAAATTCAGAATTGTATATAAGAAAAGTAGCACCATTAGGAGATCCAGTACAAATATCTATTCGTGGATATGAACTGAGTCTTAGAAAAGAAGATGCTGAATGTGTAGAAATTGAAATAATTGATTCTTAA
- a CDS encoding FeoA family protein, giving the protein MELLMAPIGKTMKIIKIRLDGEQKKQLANMGFIENADITVLTENAGNIIVNIKDSRIGIGKDIAQRIIVTSE; this is encoded by the coding sequence GTGGAATTATTGATGGCACCAATTGGAAAAACAATGAAGATTATCAAAATCCGGTTAGATGGCGAGCAGAAAAAACAACTTGCTAATATGGGATTTATAGAGAATGCTGATATTACTGTGCTAACTGAAAATGCAGGAAATATAATTGTAAATATTAAAGACAGTAGAATAGGAATTGGAAAGGATATTGCACAAAGAATTATTGTTACATCAGAATAA
- a CDS encoding HU family DNA-binding protein has product MTKKEFAKLLFEKGVFTTRTEAEKKVDIIFDSMEKILLDGENVSIINFGKLEVVERAPRLGRNPKTGQEVKIGKRKSVKFRPGKAFLEKLN; this is encoded by the coding sequence ATGACAAAAAAGGAATTTGCAAAATTATTGTTTGAAAAAGGGGTATTTACTACAAGAACTGAAGCTGAAAAAAAAGTTGATATTATATTTGATTCAATGGAGAAAATTTTATTAGATGGAGAAAATGTAAGTATTATCAACTTTGGAAAACTAGAAGTTGTTGAAAGAGCTCCAAGATTAGGAAGAAACCCAAAAACTGGACAAGAAGTAAAAATAGGCAAAAGAAAATCTGTTAAATTTAGACCAGGAAAAGCATTCTTAGAAAAATTAAACTAA
- a CDS encoding ABC transporter ATP-binding protein gives MLEIKELSFSYNKYKKNIFENLSVNFARGFNVILGPNGAGKSTLLKAIFGLLRYQGNIYYEGINLSKINFNKKIELISYLPQMDLNISPLTVLEMVLLGRLPELNQKISDEDIKAVTEILKALNIEDLITRTFSELSGGQKKMVFIAQTLVRNPKLILLDEPTNSLDLQKQLELCQFLQNFINSKKVDIVVILHDINLAVRYADHIVILSNDGKLYNSGEAKKVITEKMLREVYGVSGDIILDDENKPIISVKKSIRNFL, from the coding sequence ATGCTGGAGATAAAAGAACTAAGTTTTTCCTATAATAAATATAAAAAAAATATTTTTGAAAATTTATCAGTAAATTTTGCTAGAGGTTTCAATGTAATATTAGGACCAAATGGAGCAGGAAAATCAACATTATTAAAAGCTATTTTTGGTTTATTGAGATATCAAGGAAATATATACTATGAGGGCATAAATTTATCTAAAATAAATTTTAATAAAAAAATAGAATTAATTTCTTATCTTCCTCAAATGGATTTAAATATTTCTCCATTGACAGTTTTAGAAATGGTTTTGCTTGGGAGGTTACCAGAGTTAAATCAGAAAATTTCTGATGAAGATATAAAGGCAGTTACAGAAATTCTCAAAGCATTAAATATTGAAGATTTGATAACAAGGACATTTAGTGAATTAAGTGGTGGTCAGAAAAAAATGGTATTTATAGCTCAGACATTAGTTAGAAATCCTAAACTTATTCTTTTAGATGAGCCAACAAACTCATTAGATTTACAAAAACAGCTTGAACTATGTCAATTTCTTCAAAATTTTATAAACTCAAAAAAAGTGGATATAGTTGTTATACTTCATGATATAAATTTAGCTGTTAGATATGCTGATCATATTGTGATACTATCAAATGATGGAAAATTATATAATTCAGGAGAAGCTAAAAAAGTTATAACTGAAAAGATGTTAAGAGAAGTTTATGGTGTAAGTGGAGATATTATTTTAGATGACGAAAATAAACCAATAATATCGGTAAAAAAATCAATAAGGAATTTTTTATAA
- a CDS encoding FecCD family ABC transporter permease, producing the protein MEVKKNIDISSNKIIYKSLIRKRILIINIIIILLLLLFLLNISVGSTSISIKEILKAIFINEGEGNNILIIRKIRLPMSLMAIVVGFSLGIGGCEIQTILKNPIASPYTLGITSAASFGAALALVLNNSILNLPDTLAVTGNAFFFTFLISTMIYLFSSQREIGKTAIILFGIALNFLFTSFTMILEYVADEDKLQNLIFWNFGSLLKTTWTKLIIVLITLILCMIFLYKNSWKLTAMTLGDAKAESIGVNPYRLRKHIILIVSLLSAVAVSFVGTIGFVGLIAPHIARLIVGEDQRFFMPLSALLGGFILSLSFLISKLVIPGVILPIGLVTSVIGIPFFISMIFGKRRSI; encoded by the coding sequence ATGGAAGTAAAGAAAAATATAGATATATCAAGTAATAAAATTATATATAAAAGTTTAATTAGAAAAAGAATATTAATTATTAATATAATAATTATTTTACTTTTGCTTTTATTTCTATTAAATATATCTGTAGGTTCAACTTCTATAAGTATTAAAGAAATTTTAAAAGCAATTTTTATCAATGAAGGTGAAGGAAATAATATACTGATTATTAGAAAGATTAGATTGCCTATGTCATTAATGGCCATAGTAGTTGGATTTTCTTTAGGTATTGGTGGTTGTGAAATACAAACAATTTTAAAAAATCCAATAGCAAGTCCTTATACTTTAGGAATAACTTCAGCTGCTTCTTTTGGAGCAGCTTTAGCTTTAGTTTTAAACAATAGTATACTTAACCTACCAGATACATTGGCTGTGACAGGAAATGCTTTTTTCTTTACATTTTTAATATCTACAATGATATATTTGTTTTCAAGTCAGAGAGAAATAGGAAAAACTGCAATAATATTATTTGGTATAGCATTGAACTTTCTTTTTACTTCATTTACAATGATTTTAGAATATGTTGCTGATGAAGATAAATTACAAAATCTTATTTTTTGGAATTTTGGAAGCTTATTAAAAACAACTTGGACTAAACTTATAATAGTATTAATTACATTAATATTGTGTATGATATTTTTGTATAAAAATTCTTGGAAACTAACTGCTATGACTTTAGGAGATGCTAAGGCAGAAAGCATAGGAGTAAATCCATATAGATTAAGAAAACATATTATTTTAATTGTATCTCTTCTTTCTGCTGTTGCAGTTAGTTTTGTTGGAACAATAGGTTTTGTAGGTTTAATAGCACCTCATATAGCAAGATTAATTGTAGGAGAAGATCAAAGGTTTTTTATGCCTTTATCTGCCTTATTAGGAGGTTTTATTTTATCATTATCTTTTCTAATAAGTAAATTAGTTATTCCTGGAGTGATTTTGCCTATTGGACTTGTTACATCAGTGATAGGAATACCATTTTTTATCAGTATGATATTTGGTAAAAGAAGGAGTATATAA